Part of the Kushneria marisflavi genome, ATCCACGCGACTGCTTCGGAGGCACAGGCAGCGACAGCGCTGAGGATTAACGGCCCCCAGGGCGCTGGCGCTTCATCCTCCTGACCAGACCTGCCCTGATCGTCTGCAAGCTCCGGCACAAACCCCAGCTCGCGAATGGCAGCAAGAATCTCCTCCAGCGCATCGGGGGCATGCACCACGGTCAGCACACGCTGCAACAGGTTGAACTCCAGCCGCTCGACGTCCTCGCGCGCGGAAAGCTGCCTGCGGATCATCTGCTCCTCGACCGGACAGCACATCTGCGCAATGCGCATGCTGGTGCGCAGCTGTCCCCCCTCACGCACGCTGCCCGGCAACGGCGCATCGTGCGATGCCTTACCCTGATCACTACCGCAGCAACCGGTCGCAGCCTCGACATGATCGCTTGAGCCACCACAGCAGGACGGCGATCGAGGTGCGCAGCAGGACGAGGGCTCTGACGCCGATTCGCGGTTTAAAACAGGGGTAAAGACAGGGGCACTACCCGATGACGCTTCACGGTGATGTGTCATGCGCACTCCCTTGAAAAAGTAAATGCTGGTCACTCTGGAATGCACACATTCAAAACCCTATAGTGACTACAAGGTCAAGTTCGACAGATGCTCGACGGCCCTTGAGTATTCACATCAATGTCATCGCATCGTCAGCCCTTGCCACACAGGAGCGCCGCATGAAGATTGGAGAGCTGGCCAGAGAAACCGGCTGCAGCAGCCAGACCATTCGTTTTTACGAGCGCGAAGGGTTACTGCCGGCCCCTCATCGCAGCGAGAGCAACTACCGGCATTATGGGCAGGAGCATCTCAAGCGGCTGAGCTTTATTCGCAACTGTCGAGCGCTGGCCATGAGTCATGCCGAGATTCACGCGCTGCTGGCACTGGTGGATGAGCCACGAGGCGATTGTCAGGCCATCGATGCGCTGCTTGATGAACACATCCATCACGTCGAGGTACGCCTCAGGGAACTGGAGCAGCTGCACGGTCAGCTCAGGAACCTGCGAGACCGGTGCGGACATGCCAGCCCCGTAAATGACTGCGGCATCGTGCACGGTCTGGAAGAGATGTCATGGGAGGAAGAGCCCGGCAGCGCCACTCATCTGGGCTAGCCGGGCAGAATCACGGTCAGTGACTCAGGTACGGGGAAGGGTCACGCCGCGCTGGCCCATGTACTTGCCGCCGCGGTCCTTGTAGGAGGTTTCGCAGACCTCATCGGACTCGAAAAAGAGCATCTGCGCCACGCCCTCGTTGGCATAGATGCGCGCCGGCAGATTGGTGGTGTTGGAAAACTCGAGCGTGACATGCCCTTCCCACTCCGGCTCCAGCGGCGTCACGTTGACGATGATGCCGCAGCGCGCGTAGGTCGACTTGCCAAGACAGATGGTCAGGACGTTACGCGGAATGCGGAAGTACTCCACCGTACGCGCCAGCGCAAAGGAGTTGGGCGGGATTACGCAGGCATCCCCTTTCACATCCACAAAGCTTTTCTCGTCGAAGTACTTGGGATCGACGGTGGCCGAGTGAATGTTGGTGAACACCTTGAATTCATCGGAGCAGCGCACGTCATAGCCATAGCTTGACGTACCGTAGGAGATGACACGCTGATCACCGGCATGGCGGACCTGATCGTACTCGAACGGCTCGATCATGCCGTGTTCCTGCGCCATGCGGCGAATCCATTTGTCTGCCTTGATGCTCACGAGGGGTGTCCTGTCGCCATACCTGAATGGAAAAGAAAACGCAGATACCATGATGCCGGGCAGTGACGCCCGACAACCGTATCAAAATGTCGTGCATGATACCGGTCCGCCCGAGCCGACTAAAGCCTGAAGAAGCCTCCATCGATTCGGGCGACAAGCCGTTGGGCGCGTCAGTCGCCGAAGCTGATGGCCGGGCCGCTTTCGCGTGTCTTGCCGCCCAGCTGCTCGTCGATACGCGCGCTGATCGCCATGAAGGCGCGCGCCGCGTCGCTTTCAGGGTCGGCGACCACCGTCGGGCGACCGCCATCAACCTGTTCGCGAATGCTCATGGTCAGCGGCAAACGGCCCAGTACTTCGGTGTCGTATTGCGCGGCAATGCGCGCGCCGCCGCCTTCGCCAAAGACCGCCTCTTCATGACCACAGTTCGAGCACACGTGGGTGCTCATGTTCTCGACCACGCCCAGCACCGGCACGTTGACCTTGCGGAACATCTCGATGCCCTTGCGCGCATCCAGCAGCGCAATGTCCTGCGGCGTGGTGACAATCACTGACCCCGATACCGGCACCTGCTGCGACAATGTCAGCTGGATATCTCCGGTACCCGGCGGCATGTCGATAAAGAGATAATCAAGCTCTCCCCAGCCGGTCTGGGTCAAAAGCTGCTGGAAGGCGCCGGCAACCATTGGTCCACGCCATACCATGGCGGTTTCGGTATCCACCAGTACCGCCATCGACATCATTTTCAGCCCGTGCGCCTCGATCGGCTTCATGGTCTTGTCATCCACCATGGTCGGACGGGTGCCGGGCTTGATGCCCAGCATCTGCGCCTGGCTGGGGCCGTAGATATCGGCGTCCAGAAGGCCCACGCGATGGCCCTGTGCGGCCATGGCCAGCGCCAGATTGACGGTGACGGTGGACTTGCCCACACCGCCCTTGCCGGAGGCGACGGCCACCACATGTTTGACTGTTTCGAGCACTACCTGTCTCCTGTCCGTTTCCTGCCGACACCCCGGATTACGCCTGCGATGTCATGATCGAGCGACAGTATAAACCCTCACCCGCCGACAATCCCAGGTGAAACACTCGGATATGAACGCATGCCCCCTCTTCAGGGCTTCATCTTTCGTCCTGGTGATTCACTGTCCTGGTAATTCACTGCTCTAGTGATCCACTCGCCCGCGCAGCGCCTTTTTCTGACCACGCTGCTTCTTGCCTTCCAGCCGACGCTTTTTGGACCCCAGCGTCGGCCTTGTTGCCTTGCGCGGTCTGGCGGTGTAGATCACCGACTTGATCAGCGCCCGCAGCCGAGCCTGAGCCTCCTGGCGATTGAGCTCCTGAGTGCGCTGCGACTGTGCCTTGATGATGATCAGCCCGCTGGCCGTAATGCGATGGTCATTGAGCGCCAGCAGCCGGTCCTTGTACTCCTGCGCCAGGCTGCTGTTTTGTATGTCCATGCGCAGATGAATGGCCGAAGCCACCTTGTTGACGTTTTGCCCACCGGCGCCCTGAGAACGGATGGCATGCATCTCGAACTCGCTGTCGTCGATGGCAATGTGACGGGATATCTGCATGCGTTATGTTTCTCGAACCGTGTTGGTGACCAATAAGCATTCTTGTAAAAGCAGGAGGCGGCCGGCTTTACGCTTTTGCCATGACATCCGTCACCCCGGGATCACCACCAATGGCGGGCAACTGGCGGGGAGTGCAACAGCGAAAGGATACTACTCAAGGCCCAGCGACTTCTGTACTTCGAGTTTTTGCATGATGAAATCGGCGTGATCGACATAAAGAAGTTCTGCCAGCTTGCGTACCCGGGCCTCCTCCTGTGGATCAAGCACCCCATCGGCATAGGCCATGCGCCAGAGTCGGCCAATCAGCGCCACCCGCTGCGGATAGTCATATTCATCACGGATCAGGCGTACGAACTGATAGTGATCCACCGAATCCCTGACCTGCTGGCGAGCCATATCGACCAGGGTTTCCACCGCGCTTTCCTCAAGGTCAAATCGACGCTTGAGCATATCGCGCAGCGCCTGCTGCTCGACATCCTTCATTTCACCGTCTGCGCGCATGACCTCACACATCAACGCCGCCACCGCGAGTTCCAGCGTCATTTCGTGATCCTGATCACCCGGCGAGCGCCCGCTCATGCGCTCAAAAAACTCATTGATGGTATCCAGCATGCTGTTGTCTCCGAAGGATTGGCGCCCATCGTTATGCCACAGGGCGACACACAAAATACAGGGGCGCGCCGCATCGGCCAATGCTGGAGGATCAGGCAAGAGACAGACAGTAATCACTACGGCGTGGCAGCCGTGGGCGCACTACACTCCGGGTCGTTCCGTCATACCAAAGGAGGTTAACGTGTCGAACACCATTAAAACCGTGAATCCGGCCACCGGCCAGACCATCCGGGAATTCGAGACTATCTCCGATGAGCAGCTGCAGCAAAGAATCGAGCAGACGCATCAGGCCTTCCTTGACTGGAAGCAGCGCTCTATTGAAGAGCGTGGCAAGCTGGTGCGCCGGGTCGGCGAGCTTCTGGTCAAGCACAAGGACCGACTGTCGAGCCTCATGACCGAGGAAATGGGCAAGCCGATCAGCCAGGCCCCGCCCGAAATCGATCTGTGCAAGAGCATCTGTGACTACAGCGCCGACAACGCGGCACGCGTCCTGACCGAAGAAGCGCGTGATCTGCCCGGCGGTCGTGCACTGGTCACGCATCAGCCGATCGGCATCATCTTCGGCATTCAGCCGTGGAACTTTCCCTTCTATCAGGTCATTCGCTACACGATTGCCAACCTGATGGCCGGCAATACCGTGCTGCTCAAGCACGCGCCCAACGTCTGGGGCTGCGCCGAAGCGCTGGAAGATATCTTTCGTGAAGCCGGCATGCCCGACAACGTCTTCACCGTGCTCTACATTCGCGATGAGCAGGCAAGTCAGGTCACCGAACACCGTCTGGTGCGCGGCGTGACCTTCACCGGCAGCGCCGCCACGGGCCGCAAGGTCGCTGCCGCCGCCGGCGAACAGCTCAAAAAGACCGTGCTGGAGCTTGGCAGCAACGACGCCTATCTGGTGCTCGAGGATGCAGACATCGACAAGGCGGTCGAAACCTGTGTGACCGGCCGCATCAACAACAACGGCCAGACTTGTGTCGCCGCCAAGCGTTTCGTGGTGGTAGACGCCGTCTATGAGCAGTTCCGTGACGCCTTTGTTGAAAGAATGAAGCAGGTCGAATTCGGTGATCCCACGGATGAAAACACCCAGCTGGGCCCGCTGGCACGCAAGGACCTGCGTGACGAGCTCCACAAGCAGGTGAAGGAATCCGTCGACAAGGGTGCCGTCTGCCTGACCGGTGGCGAAATTCCGGACGTGGATGGCTTTTTCTACCCTTCCACGGTGCTGGAAAACGTCACGCCCGGCATGCCGGCCTACGATGGCGAGCTGTTCGGTCCAGTCGCCTCGCTGATTCGTGCCCGTGATGAAGAAGACGCACTGCGTATCGCCAACGACTCGGTCTACGGCCTGGGCGGCGGCATTTTCTCCGAGGACGAAGAGCGCGCCGTACGCCTGGCCCGCGATCATTTCGATACCGGCATGGTCTGCATCAACGGCTACTATATCGCCCAGCCCAACCTGCCCTTTGGCGGCGTGAAGGAGAGTGGCTACGGCCGTGAGCACGGCGGTTATGGCATGCTTGAGTTCGTCAACAGCAAGTCGCTGATGATCGCACAGTCCTGATATCGCAAGTGCACGACCCATCCGCCTGCGGCAAGGGGTAAATCGACCCGACACCATGGGCGATGGGACAAAAAAATGCCCCGGGGAATGACTCCCCGGGGCATTTTCATGTCGCGTTACCTGCCCGCAGCGATCTGTCGATCGACGCTTAACGCAGCCCCAGAAAGGACAGGATGAAGAGCACCACGACCACCAGACCGATGATATAAATGATATTGCGCATGTCTTGCCCCTTGCTTCGTTATGAATGCGGGCCACCCTGTAGCGAGGCCGACCGTTAACGCGTTCCTGCGTTGGCATCAGATTAGTTCACGGCGTGAAAGTGAGCCAGGCGTTCAGGCATGAATGACGTCATACTCGCCGGGAACCGTGCCACGGACACCTTGCCGGCCCTTACCAGGCCAGCCAGATGGTATGGCGCGCGCCCTTGCCGGGACGATGCGCGCGGACCATGTGCTCCTCGACACAAAGTCCCGCCCGTTTGAGCCGTTCGCTGAAGCCGGGATCCATCCCTGCCGACCAGACCGCCAGTACGCCATCGGGACGCAGTGCCCGCTGGATGCTTTCAAGCCCACGCGCACTGTAGAGGCGGTCATTGTCACGCTGGGTCAGCCCTTCGGGGCCGTTGTCGACATCCAGCATGATGGCGTCAAACCCTGCCTCACTGCGGGCCATCACATCGGCCACGTCCTCAACGAGGATATGACAGCGTGAGTCACGAATCGGATAGCCGGCCGCCGCGCCCAGCGGGCCGCGATTCCACTCGACCACCCCGGGCACCAGCTCGGCGACCACAACCTCGGCTTCAGCGCCAAGCGTTGCCAGGGCCGCGGCCAGGGTAAAGCCCATGCCCAGCCCGCCGACCAGCACCCGTACGTTTTCATGCTCGCGCACACGAGCGCAGGCAA contains:
- a CDS encoding tellurite resistance TerB family protein encodes the protein MLDTINEFFERMSGRSPGDQDHEMTLELAVAALMCEVMRADGEMKDVEQQALRDMLKRRFDLEESAVETLVDMARQQVRDSVDHYQFVRLIRDEYDYPQRVALIGRLWRMAYADGVLDPQEEARVRKLAELLYVDHADFIMQKLEVQKSLGLE
- the cadR gene encoding Cd(II)/Pb(II)-responsive transcriptional regulator, whose translation is MKIGELARETGCSSQTIRFYEREGLLPAPHRSESNYRHYGQEHLKRLSFIRNCRALAMSHAEIHALLALVDEPRGDCQAIDALLDEHIHHVEVRLRELEQLHGQLRNLRDRCGHASPVNDCGIVHGLEEMSWEEEPGSATHLG
- the apbC gene encoding iron-sulfur cluster carrier protein ApbC — its product is MLETVKHVVAVASGKGGVGKSTVTVNLALAMAAQGHRVGLLDADIYGPSQAQMLGIKPGTRPTMVDDKTMKPIEAHGLKMMSMAVLVDTETAMVWRGPMVAGAFQQLLTQTGWGELDYLFIDMPPGTGDIQLTLSQQVPVSGSVIVTTPQDIALLDARKGIEMFRKVNVPVLGVVENMSTHVCSNCGHEEAVFGEGGGARIAAQYDTEVLGRLPLTMSIREQVDGGRPTVVADPESDAARAFMAISARIDEQLGGKTRESGPAISFGD
- a CDS encoding spermine/spermidine synthase domain-containing protein — protein: MAKLCEIDTADIPGGRGQLRLLQRNDEFSIRIAGKPGELMNTRLHGSEDALAELACARVREHENVRVLVGGLGMGFTLAAALATLGAEAEVVVAELVPGVVEWNRGPLGAAAGYPIRDSRCHILVEDVADVMARSEAGFDAIMLDVDNGPEGLTQRDNDRLYSARGLESIQRALRPDGVLAVWSAGMDPGFSERLKRAGLCVEEHMVRAHRPGKGARHTIWLAW
- the arfB gene encoding alternative ribosome rescue aminoacyl-tRNA hydrolase ArfB, whose protein sequence is MQISRHIAIDDSEFEMHAIRSQGAGGQNVNKVASAIHLRMDIQNSSLAQEYKDRLLALNDHRITASGLIIIKAQSQRTQELNRQEAQARLRALIKSVIYTARPRKATRPTLGSKKRRLEGKKQRGQKKALRGRVDH
- a CDS encoding NAD-dependent succinate-semialdehyde dehydrogenase produces the protein MSNTIKTVNPATGQTIREFETISDEQLQQRIEQTHQAFLDWKQRSIEERGKLVRRVGELLVKHKDRLSSLMTEEMGKPISQAPPEIDLCKSICDYSADNAARVLTEEARDLPGGRALVTHQPIGIIFGIQPWNFPFYQVIRYTIANLMAGNTVLLKHAPNVWGCAEALEDIFREAGMPDNVFTVLYIRDEQASQVTEHRLVRGVTFTGSAATGRKVAAAAGEQLKKTVLELGSNDAYLVLEDADIDKAVETCVTGRINNNGQTCVAAKRFVVVDAVYEQFRDAFVERMKQVEFGDPTDENTQLGPLARKDLRDELHKQVKESVDKGAVCLTGGEIPDVDGFFYPSTVLENVTPGMPAYDGELFGPVASLIRARDEEDALRIANDSVYGLGGGIFSEDEERAVRLARDHFDTGMVCINGYYIAQPNLPFGGVKESGYGREHGGYGMLEFVNSKSLMIAQS
- the dcd gene encoding dCTP deaminase, with the translated sequence MSIKADKWIRRMAQEHGMIEPFEYDQVRHAGDQRVISYGTSSYGYDVRCSDEFKVFTNIHSATVDPKYFDEKSFVDVKGDACVIPPNSFALARTVEYFRIPRNVLTICLGKSTYARCGIIVNVTPLEPEWEGHVTLEFSNTTNLPARIYANEGVAQMLFFESDEVCETSYKDRGGKYMGQRGVTLPRT